TTGAAAATACACTCTTGGACGGCAGTACAGCACCACGTGTTAAAATCTGTGATTTTGGGTACTCAAAGGTATTCACATTTATGGGCGCCAAAAGAACTACATCAAGCTATCAGGATTGATGAATTAATCACTAACAAtgttataattcaaatttgtagtCATCTGTGTTCCATTCTCAACCAAAGTCTACTGTAGGAACCCCTGCATACATTGCACCAGAAGTCCTATCTAGGAAGGAATATGATGGGAAGGTATAATACAGTTCTTTCTTTCTCCCTCATTCTGATTAAACTTTGCTTTAAAGAATCCTGATAATATATTTCTGTGCTACTCCTGAACTCTATATAGATTGCAGATGTTTGGTCCTGTGGGGTGACCTTATACGTGATGCTAGTTGGGGCATATCCCTTTGAAGATCCAACTAATCCAAAAGACTTTAGAAAGACCCTTGAGGTGAATATTTGCCTTGGTTGTTCACTGCATTCTTTAGGTCTCCTTCATTTGGATGGAGTTCCTACTAATATCTCATCACTCATGGCAGAGAATAGTCAGTGTCCACTACTCATTTCCAGATTATGTCCGAGTTTCCTTGGAGTGTAAGCATCTTCTATCTCGGATTTTTGTGGCAAACCCGGAGAAGGTAATTAATCCTTGTGAAACAGAAATTGTTTGATATTGGGATGATTCTTATGTTATAATACCTTTTGTTAATAGCTGAGTCTGGTTTAGGATGCACCATTTTTGTTGACTCATCCATCAAACATTTATGCATTTGGATTAAACTTTGGCTCTTTCTTTGTGTTTGGCTGTTTGCAGAGAATAACaattcaagaaataaaaaaccaTCCATGGTTCTTAACCAATTTGCCCATCGAACTGACAGAAGGAGGGAGCTGGCAGAGCAACGATGTAAATAACCCATCCCAGAGCATGGAAGAAGTACTAGCAATAATACAAGAGGCTAGTAAACCAGTTGAGGCATCCAGAAATGAAGGACATTTGCTTGGAACAAGTGTGGATCTGGATGATTTGGATGCTGATGATCTTGACGATGTTGAGACAAGTGGTGATTTTGTGTGTGCAATGTAATCAAAGTGTACAAAAAAGGCCCAACTTCCCAGATGTATGGGCATCAGAACTTTACTGCTGAACGATTAAGAAATTTCTCATCCCATGTATAATCCTTGTCCTGCCATCTGGGACATTTATGATGTTTGTGAATCACACTTTGTCTTATTTTATAGATATTAAGATACTATCAATCAATCTGTAAAACCTAATTATCTCCTGCTGGGAAAGGCACATCTGTGATGTAGGTAGACACTGTAGAATCTCCTAGAGCCAccattcttatttatttaagtaaaaaattggTCTTCCACCTAAGGCATTACGATAgcaaacaatattaataattgtcACTATTGTAGGTTAAAAGGTGGATAATGAACTTCACAGGATGCACCCGAAAAACAGAAAAAGGGTGAGTGAGGATGTAACGTGGTGTGGTAGGGAAGCCGTGCAAACTTGTCATTTATGTAACACAAAAACggaaaaacagaaataaaaacgtaaaaacgtattttttaaaaaatataaagaatggAAACAgaagaaaacttataaatataaaaaatataaaggttttttataaatactaatttttttataataaaaatatataaacttgtatatcataaaaataaataataataaaaaattaaaaaatactataaaataaaataataaaatctattataaattgttttttagtaaacacatgtagatatttaagaaaaaataataatatacgtcaattaatataacatgtTAGGAAAGAGATGAGTAACACATCGAAAAGTGGAgaggagatgaattcaatatgaaattaaaaggcatttcaagtttgaaaatgtaaaagatgtatatttaatagatttcacgatttttcttttaaaagaaacgcgtttcaaaaattttcaaaaatttcaaaatgaccTGAAATATTTCGTACAAGTTTCCGGTCAtttcaaaaacagaaaaacatTTCCAAAATGTGGAAATGCACCCAATTGTGAGTTTCCTTGCTACTTTGCTTGTCATCTCCTGCTTCAGGCTTTCTTCTTAATAAAGGAAATTTACAGCTCTCTTAAAATTGCTTCAAAAGACCAGAATCCCCTCTAAAGACATCAAGTCATAAATAGGATcacctgcaaaaaaaaaaaaaactcaatgaGATAGATCAGTACGTAAAGTTGATTTGTCTGTCTGCATTACTTCAACTTTCACATTTTAATTGACTGATAATGACTACTTACAGAGTGAGGAAAAACAGAAAATCAAACTTGTTGACATTCTGCAAAGCAGAGGAACTGATGCATATTGTATGGATTGAAGgatttcccttttttttgttttgataagtAATTCAAATAAAGGTTTCATAAACATAACAGAgactcaaacttaagttttttctttaaaagttttaatgtttcattAGTTTTGTTAACATTTGATTTCTATTAAGGATTTTCATTACATCAATGTAAATTAAACagaaatatagataaaatttcaagtttcCCCTAATGGCAAATTTAAGGTAGAAATATCTAGGTTAAGAGGAGTTCAGAAGAAACTCTAAGGCAACAGATATCTATGACAAAGACAAATACTCCTTCTAGcctgataatttatatttgttatttgctGCTCATCAGAATCAGCAGGTTTTAAGTTTTATAGCTCATGTTCTGCCAGTCTGATATTTTGTAGCCTTTTCCTTTAATCTATGTACCTTTAGGCCTTTCAGTAGATTGGCTGCtgctttagtttttttttttttctttccaggACAGAATCATGGTTACAGCTACATGGAATAGAAATCATCAGGAATGTCTTCATCAACTTTCTCTATTAGTGTTTTAGGAGTTGGATTGCCCCTAAAAATTGCAACTTAAGGATCTCAGAGGCAACGCACAGAACCTTTAAGTGTAAAACACATAAAACATGAAGCTCTAAATTCACATCAGTAGTAACAGAGACTGTCTAACGAAAAAATGTATCAACataagagaaaaacaaattaaaaggaatttcgttttatttatttaagcaCTTTCAAGTATTCAAAAGTTCGCATACCAGTTAGTCAAGCGGCTTGCAACATCCTTCTTCTCAGTAAGAGTTCTGATGAAAACTTCCCATTCCACTGGAATATGTGATTTACTAAGAAAATCCTTCATACAACCATTTTCACTTCCATTTTCTGTTTAAAACTTGATAAGGTTAAGTCATTGAAAGGTGGAAAGGCAAGAGATGAAATTAATGCAGCTGCTCTCCCAAGAAGGAAGCTAAGTTAGCATAGCTTCCCATGAGAGTGCATCTCCCtgcaaaaagaataaaagtgaGGATTTTGTGTCTCTATATAGCACGGAAACTGAAATGCCGAAACTTGGAAACACGGAAACAGAAACGCTGAAAGGGAAACCGTCTTCACTGTGGTTCCATGAGAAAAGATTGCACTTGCCAATCACATCAGGCAGTCCTTTGCCATCCCAGGGCACAACTTTGTACGAACCATTTTCAAGATAAAGAATTCCGCTCGCCAATATCTCAGGAATGTGATTTAACAGAGGGGAGTTGGCAGTTCGCAGTAAACTATAAAATTCAAGCAGCAATCAAGTGAAGCTTTGAAGTGTAAATAATACGTTTGGATCCTTTTCTTCATCCTAAGTTTCTAGGACTAATGTTTCCAATGCATTCTCAAATCCAGTTTTGCTAGATGAtcttttgtatatattaaataatacaaaatccATAAATCAATCCTGAAgtgtgagaaaaataaaatgaaaactaaatatgtgacaataaaataaatcttaaaatttagtagtttatacacacaaaaaaaaaagggtggAGAGTATTATCCAATAGCTAAAgatagattcgaattgagttaaaCTCCTCTAAAATTAGTTTAAGTAAAGTCAAATTCGAGTTCGATTATAAACTAAgtcaaaattgattaaaaatattttattttgatatgtattaatcaaaacaatattgttttagcttcgaattaaaattttcaacattcGTAATAAGCCGAACACTCTCTTATCTCAAGCTCGCACTCGCGCTCAACAGTTAAAAACCCTTAgagttgagttcaaacttgtctacactaagtttattttaaacttgTTCAAATCAAGTAAACAATCAAACTTCAGCCAGATTTGCTTGAAATCACCCCGACAAATAACCccctttttaattaaattataacaccGCAAACTGGGCCTCTGCCGGGTTACAAGATTAATTTGTTGAAACCTAAGTGATATTTTTGGATCCATGTGGTAAGACACATAGAGTTTATACATAGTTGTTGGGACCTTTCCCACCagattcaatttataaaattaatggtaCATAACACAGGGCACAATAGGTAAAgcgaatagaaaaaaaaaaaaaaaaaaactagaagtAAACTCAGTGCCCAAACCATGGAGTAAAGATTCCAACCCTCAACAAAAACCTTGACTACACAGTCAGCCATGAGATAAACCTGTCTTGAGGTGTCAATGGGCCGAGCTGGCTCAGGCTCGGCCCATCGGGCTAATCGGCCAGGTAGTGCCCAAAGCCCAAACAGTAATAGGTTTTTCGGATCGAACTGgtccattaatatataaaagccTAAGGCTCGGCCCATATAAAATTGGGTcttaaatgggccgggccgggctttaaatatttaaaaaaaaaaatttaaaatttttaaacacaaattatttttcaaattataaaacataaataaatatatactatgataatattcaaatagattgaattcatttgatacttgatccatttgtaatattttgtaataataaaattaaaataaaaataaaattataaacacaaagaattattatttatgaattcaaatattttctaaaagataattgatgagggaaaatgagattgaaaatataataaaataattgagattgagagatttgtaaatgaaagtgaaaatgaaaaaaaattgaataggtttatataaaaattaattaattaattaatttataaaaaaaaaatgaaggccaAGGCTTCTACTAAGCCTTGCTTCTCTCTGCCTAACAAGACTTCTGTTGCAACGCAGAAGGATACACAAGGCAGAAGTCTTGCTTCTGTcagcaaaaattttaaaaaatatatatttttaaacaatatcgAGCCCGATCAGGTTAACCTATGTGCTTAATATTAAAGTCTGAGGCCCGGCCCAATAAGCCCATGGGCTTAACCCAACATGCTACAGTATCATGTCGAGCTTTCTTGtgccatgtttttttttttgtgcttcgtATCGAACCTCCTTTCGACCCCCCCTAATTGATGTGTCTAAACCTGTCAAAGCAAGATTAGACCAGCCGACcaacaaaaaattcatttgaataaagtaatcaaatttatatccttttttgaaattaaaggCCAACAGACACAAACCAGACTCTTAACATTAATAGCATATTCCATCATGCCAAGTTACAATGAGAGAATATGCCAAAGTAATGGAAAGTCTAAAATCTTAGGATCTCCAATGCTTTGTTGATGGTAGtacctatttatgtattcaaaatagatatacataatatttgttttaatccatatcCATTCTCATTCAAAGAAATTCAGCTTTGTGTAGCTCAAGTTAACCTCAACATAACCAAATTTGATGAGtgcaaaaataagaattttcaaactttaaaggaTGAAAAATCATCTTTTAATCCGAACACAGATGGTCTC
This is a stretch of genomic DNA from Mangifera indica cultivar Alphonso chromosome 11, CATAS_Mindica_2.1, whole genome shotgun sequence. It encodes these proteins:
- the LOC123228950 gene encoding serine/threonine-protein kinase SAPK2-like, with the protein product MDRYEIVKDIGSGNFGVAKLVRDKWTKELFAVKFIERGQKIDEHVQREIINHRSLKHPNIIRFKEVLLTPTHLAIVMEYAAGGELFERICNAGRFGEDEARFFFQQLISGVSYCHSMQICHRDLKLENTLLDGSTAPRVKICDFGYSKSSVFHSQPKSTVGTPAYIAPEVLSRKEYDGKIADVWSCGVTLYVMLVGAYPFEDPTNPKDFRKTLERIVSVHYSFPDYVRVSLECKHLLSRIFVANPEKRITIQEIKNHPWFLTNLPIELTEGGSWQSNDVNNPSQSMEEVLAIIQEASKPVEASRNEGHLLGTSVDLDDLDADDLDDVETSGDFVCAM